One segment of Agrococcus sp. ProA11 DNA contains the following:
- a CDS encoding DUF4193 family protein: MATDYDAPRKTDDENESLDALKERVPAKSVATDDDADNPGSFDLSAADLADVELDVVVLPPQEHEFTCVNCFLVKDRLQFDHETKLGPICQECAS; this comes from the coding sequence ATGGCCACCGATTACGACGCACCGCGCAAGACCGACGACGAGAACGAGTCGCTCGATGCGCTGAAGGAGCGCGTGCCGGCGAAGAGCGTCGCGACGGACGACGACGCCGACAACCCCGGCAGCTTCGACCTCTCCGCCGCAGACCTCGCCGACGTCGAGCTCGACGTCGTCGTGCTGCCGCCGCAGGAGCACGAATTCACCTGCGTCAACTGCTTCCTGGTCAAGGACCGGCTGCAGTTCGACCACGAGACCAAGCTCGGCCCGATCTGCCAGGAGTGCGCCTCCTGA
- a CDS encoding DUF3093 family protein — translation MDFAPSYRERLVPPWWLLLLLLLIVPASLLVFLPVSIEMGIAVAAVLYGAIALALWLAAPTIELRDGSLRAGRARIPVSELGTAEALEGADAQAAMRAAWDPADHHVISPWTKSLVRVPVTDPADATPAWLVSSRRPKALAAAIAAAQARQ, via the coding sequence ATGGATTTCGCCCCCTCGTACCGCGAGCGACTCGTGCCGCCGTGGTGGCTGCTGCTGCTCCTGCTGCTCATCGTTCCCGCATCCCTGCTGGTGTTCCTGCCGGTGAGCATCGAGATGGGGATCGCCGTGGCCGCGGTGCTCTATGGCGCGATCGCGCTCGCGCTGTGGCTCGCTGCGCCGACGATCGAGCTGCGAGACGGCTCCCTGCGCGCCGGTCGAGCGCGCATCCCGGTGTCGGAGCTCGGCACTGCCGAGGCCCTGGAGGGCGCCGACGCACAGGCCGCCATGCGCGCGGCATGGGATCCGGCCGACCACCACGTGATCTCGCCGTGGACCAAGTCGCTGGTGCGCGTGCCCGTCACCGACCCCGCGGATGCCACCCCCGCGTGGCTCGTGAGCAGCCGCCGGCCGAAGGCACTCGCGGCGGCGATCGCGGCGGCGCAGGCACGCCAGTGA
- the dut gene encoding dUTP diphosphatase → MNQVEVLMTGSPVPRYAHPGDAGADLHAAEPLTLEPGQRALVATGIAIALPDGFAGFIHPRSGLAAKHGITIVNAPGTVDAGYRGEIKVNLLNTGSEPHRIEVGDRIAQLIVQRVEQVRFIEVERLPGSDRGERGHGSTGFSAAPEGITR, encoded by the coding sequence ATGAACCAGGTCGAAGTCCTCATGACCGGGTCACCGGTGCCTCGCTATGCGCACCCGGGTGACGCCGGTGCCGACCTCCATGCCGCCGAGCCGCTGACGCTCGAGCCGGGCCAGCGCGCGCTGGTCGCGACCGGGATCGCGATCGCACTGCCGGACGGATTCGCCGGATTCATCCACCCGCGCAGCGGCCTCGCCGCCAAGCACGGCATCACGATCGTGAACGCACCGGGCACCGTCGACGCCGGCTACCGCGGCGAGATCAAGGTCAACCTGCTCAACACCGGCAGCGAGCCGCACCGCATCGAGGTGGGCGATCGCATCGCGCAGCTCATCGTGCAGCGCGTCGAGCAGGTGCGCTTCATCGAGGTGGAGCGGCTGCCGGGATCGGATCGAGGCGAGCGCGGGCACGGGTCCACCGGCTTCAGCGCCGCGCCAGAGGGGATCACACGATGA
- a CDS encoding DUF3710 domain-containing protein, protein MTDTTDDQQLPDDEELVEKSAPEDRAAVGPLDEAEAPVRPYVDLGGLRIVPRPGMQMRLEVEEKTKRIVAVTLEHDGSTVQLQPFAAPRSEGIWAPVREVLRAQLERQGAAVDEAEGPLGPELRARLQVGPDGAPRAVRIVGVDGPRWMLQGLIGGPAAIDEQQAAAAIELFRSTVVCRGAEPMPPRELIPLRAPKSV, encoded by the coding sequence ATGACGGACACCACCGACGACCAGCAGCTGCCGGACGACGAGGAGCTGGTCGAGAAGAGCGCTCCGGAGGATCGCGCGGCCGTGGGGCCGCTCGACGAGGCAGAGGCGCCCGTGCGGCCCTATGTCGATCTCGGGGGCTTGCGCATCGTGCCGCGCCCCGGCATGCAGATGCGGCTCGAGGTCGAGGAGAAGACCAAGCGCATCGTCGCCGTCACGCTCGAGCACGACGGGTCGACCGTGCAGCTGCAGCCGTTCGCGGCGCCACGCAGCGAGGGCATCTGGGCGCCCGTGCGCGAGGTGCTGCGCGCCCAGCTCGAGCGGCAGGGCGCCGCGGTCGACGAGGCGGAGGGGCCGCTCGGCCCCGAGCTGCGCGCACGGCTGCAGGTCGGCCCCGATGGCGCGCCTCGCGCCGTGCGCATCGTCGGTGTCGACGGTCCGCGCTGGATGCTGCAGGGCCTCATCGGCGGCCCGGCGGCGATCGACGAGCAGCAGGCGGCAGCGGCGATCGAGCTGTTCCGCTCCACGGTCGTGTGCCGCGGCGCCGAGCCGATGCCGCCGCGGGAGCTCATCCCGCTGCGCGCGCCGAAGTCGGTCTGA
- a CDS encoding DUF3159 domain-containing protein, producing the protein MVPAGSQPDAESQPEPEASFSEQVGAAIRGSKLGQLDPTAKPSAHALLAAMGGVRGIVESLLPGILFLILYTATRNVWIAVLVPLAVSLGFVAWRVLQRGQPMLAFAGLIGVGISAVVALITGQGEDNFLWGFIVNSVIVIVLLASMLARRPLVGVIAGALTGTPHAWRTERAKRAVAWRSTVLWLIVIGARLAFQVPMYLAADQGVAGAVELLAATKVVMGVPLYLATLWVTWLMVRTVLQQPDADTPADPERPTIR; encoded by the coding sequence ATGGTGCCGGCCGGATCGCAGCCGGACGCGGAATCGCAGCCAGAGCCGGAGGCCTCGTTCTCTGAGCAGGTGGGCGCGGCGATCCGCGGCTCGAAGCTCGGCCAGCTCGATCCCACCGCGAAGCCCTCGGCGCACGCGCTGCTCGCGGCGATGGGCGGGGTGCGCGGCATCGTGGAGTCGCTGCTGCCCGGCATCCTCTTCCTGATCCTGTACACAGCCACGCGAAACGTCTGGATCGCGGTGCTCGTGCCGCTGGCGGTCTCGCTCGGCTTCGTCGCGTGGCGCGTGCTCCAGCGTGGGCAGCCGATGCTCGCCTTCGCGGGCCTGATTGGCGTCGGGATCTCGGCGGTCGTCGCGCTGATCACCGGCCAGGGGGAGGACAACTTCCTCTGGGGCTTCATCGTCAACAGCGTCATCGTGATCGTGCTGCTCGCCAGCATGCTCGCGCGCCGACCGCTCGTCGGCGTCATCGCCGGGGCGCTGACCGGAACGCCCCACGCGTGGCGGACCGAGCGTGCGAAGCGCGCCGTGGCGTGGCGCTCCACCGTGCTGTGGCTGATCGTCATCGGCGCCCGCCTGGCGTTCCAGGTGCCGATGTACCTCGCAGCCGATCAGGGTGTCGCCGGCGCGGTCGAGCTGCTCGCGGCGACCAAGGTGGTGATGGGCGTGCCGCTCTATCTCGCGACCCTGTGGGTGACGTGGCTGATGGTGCGCACGGTGCTGCAGCAGCCCGACGCCGACACGCCTGCCGATCCGGAGCGGCCGACGATCCGGTAA
- a CDS encoding aconitate hydratase yields MANPNSFDSKSSLSVRGTDYTLYRIDKVPGHERLPFSLKVLLENLLRTEDGANVTKQQIEALGSWDADASPTVEIQFTPARVVMQDFTGVPCIVDLATMREAVAELGGDPTKINPLAPAELVIDHSVIADLFGTPDAFERNVEIEYQRNGERYQFLRWGQTAFDDFKVVPPGTGIVHQVNIENLAKVTYAREFDGELTAYPDTVVGTDSHTTMVNGLGVLGWGVGGIEAEAAMLGQPVSMLIPRVVGFKLTGEIATGVTATDVVLTITDMLRKHGVVGKFVEFYGTGVGAVPLANRATIGNMSPEFGSTAAIFPIDDVTLDYLRFTGRDEQQVALVEAYAKEQGLWHDPAVEPSFSEYLELDLSTVVPSIAGPKRPQDRIELTKAKSQFAKDVLDYASATTSNDIVDLESKHSFPASDPGNAPGDEDDDTRDVHISSGLPSDLSSPVTVTSADGESYTLDNGAVTIAAITSCTNTSNPSVMLAAGLLARKAVELGLKAKPWVKTTLAPGSKVVTDYYDKSGLTKDLDELGFYTVGYGCTTCIGNSGPLIEEVSEAINEHDLAVTAVLSGNRNFEGRINPDVKMNYLASPPLVIAYSLAGTMDFDFDAQPLGKGKDGQDVFLADIWPTADEVQSSIDSSIDTEMFTRQYAAVFDGDERWQSLPTPDGDVFEWDADSTYVRKPPYFDGMTMELTPVSDIQDARVLAALGDSVTTDHISPAGAIKADSPAGRYLSEHGVARADFNSYGSRRGNHEVMIRGTFANIRLKNQLLDGVEGGFTRDFTQPDAPQAAIYDASEHYQEQGIPLVVLGGKEYGSGSSRDWAAKGTNLLGVKAVITESFERIHRSNLIGMGVVPLQFPEGESWASLGLDGTESISITGLTELNEGRTPKTVHVVAEPTAHSPEGKQTVEFDAVVRIDTPGEADYYRNGGILQYVLRSLV; encoded by the coding sequence ATGGCGAATCCGAACAGCTTTGACAGCAAGAGCTCGCTGTCGGTGCGTGGCACCGACTACACGCTCTATCGAATCGACAAGGTCCCGGGTCACGAGCGCCTGCCGTTCAGCCTGAAGGTGCTGCTCGAGAACCTGCTGCGCACCGAGGACGGCGCGAACGTCACGAAGCAGCAGATCGAGGCGCTCGGCTCCTGGGATGCCGACGCCAGCCCCACCGTCGAGATCCAGTTCACGCCCGCTCGCGTGGTCATGCAGGACTTCACCGGCGTGCCCTGCATCGTCGACCTCGCCACCATGCGCGAGGCGGTCGCAGAGCTGGGCGGCGACCCCACCAAGATCAACCCGCTCGCGCCCGCCGAGCTGGTCATCGACCACTCGGTCATCGCCGACCTCTTCGGCACGCCCGACGCCTTCGAGCGCAACGTCGAGATCGAGTACCAGCGCAACGGCGAGCGCTACCAGTTCCTGCGCTGGGGCCAGACCGCGTTCGACGACTTCAAGGTCGTCCCGCCGGGCACTGGCATCGTGCACCAGGTGAACATCGAGAACCTGGCGAAGGTCACCTACGCCCGCGAGTTCGACGGTGAGCTGACGGCATACCCCGACACCGTGGTCGGCACCGACTCGCACACCACCATGGTCAACGGCCTGGGTGTGCTGGGCTGGGGCGTCGGCGGCATCGAGGCGGAGGCCGCCATGCTCGGCCAGCCCGTGTCGATGCTCATCCCGCGCGTGGTCGGCTTCAAGCTCACGGGCGAGATCGCCACCGGCGTGACGGCGACGGATGTGGTGCTCACGATCACCGACATGCTCCGCAAGCACGGCGTGGTCGGCAAGTTCGTCGAGTTCTACGGCACCGGCGTCGGCGCCGTGCCGCTGGCGAACCGCGCCACGATCGGCAACATGAGCCCGGAGTTCGGCTCCACCGCAGCGATCTTCCCGATCGACGACGTCACGCTCGACTACCTGCGCTTCACCGGCCGCGACGAGCAGCAGGTCGCGCTCGTGGAGGCGTACGCGAAGGAGCAGGGCCTCTGGCACGACCCGGCCGTCGAGCCCTCCTTCTCGGAGTACCTCGAGCTCGACCTCAGCACCGTGGTGCCCTCGATCGCCGGGCCGAAGCGCCCGCAGGACCGCATCGAGCTCACGAAGGCGAAGTCGCAGTTCGCGAAGGACGTGCTGGACTACGCCTCGGCCACCACCTCGAACGACATCGTCGACCTCGAGTCGAAGCACTCGTTCCCGGCCTCCGATCCGGGCAACGCGCCCGGCGACGAGGATGACGACACGCGCGACGTGCACATCAGCAGCGGCCTTCCCTCCGACCTCTCGTCGCCCGTCACGGTGACGAGCGCCGACGGTGAGAGCTACACGCTCGACAACGGCGCGGTCACGATCGCGGCGATCACCTCCTGCACCAACACGTCGAACCCGTCCGTCATGCTCGCCGCCGGCCTGCTGGCGCGCAAGGCCGTCGAGCTGGGCCTGAAGGCGAAGCCCTGGGTGAAGACGACCCTGGCTCCGGGCTCGAAGGTGGTCACCGACTACTACGACAAGTCGGGTCTCACGAAGGACCTCGACGAGCTGGGCTTCTACACCGTCGGCTACGGCTGCACCACCTGCATCGGCAACTCCGGGCCGCTCATCGAAGAGGTCTCCGAGGCGATCAACGAGCACGACCTCGCGGTCACCGCGGTGCTCTCCGGCAACCGCAACTTCGAGGGGCGCATCAACCCCGACGTGAAGATGAACTACCTCGCGTCGCCGCCGCTCGTCATCGCGTACTCCCTCGCGGGCACGATGGACTTCGACTTCGACGCGCAGCCGCTGGGCAAGGGCAAGGACGGTCAGGACGTGTTCCTCGCCGACATCTGGCCCACCGCCGACGAGGTCCAGTCGAGCATCGACTCGTCGATCGACACCGAGATGTTCACCCGCCAGTACGCCGCCGTGTTCGACGGCGACGAGCGCTGGCAGAGCCTCCCGACGCCGGACGGCGACGTGTTCGAGTGGGATGCCGACTCGACCTACGTGCGGAAGCCCCCGTACTTCGACGGCATGACGATGGAGCTCACGCCCGTCAGCGACATCCAGGACGCACGCGTGCTGGCTGCGCTCGGCGACTCGGTCACCACTGACCACATCTCGCCGGCAGGCGCGATCAAGGCGGACAGCCCCGCCGGTCGCTACCTGAGCGAGCACGGCGTCGCGCGGGCGGACTTCAACTCCTACGGCTCGCGCCGCGGCAACCACGAGGTGATGATCCGCGGCACGTTCGCGAACATCCGACTGAAGAACCAGTTGCTGGACGGCGTCGAGGGCGGCTTCACGCGCGACTTCACGCAGCCGGATGCACCGCAGGCCGCGATCTACGACGCCTCCGAGCACTACCAGGAGCAGGGCATCCCGCTCGTCGTGCTGGGCGGCAAGGAGTACGGCTCGGGCTCGAGCCGTGACTGGGCTGCCAAGGGCACGAACCTGCTGGGCGTCAAGGCGGTCATCACCGAGTCGTTCGAGCGCATCCACCGCTCCAACCTCATCGGCATGGGTGTGGTGCCGCTGCAGTTCCCCGAGGGCGAGTCGTGGGCGTCGCTGGGTCTGGACGGCACGGAGTCGATCTCGATCACCGGCCTGACGGAGCTCAACGAGGGCCGCACGCCGAAGACGGTGCACGTCGTCGCCGAGCCGACCGCGCACAGCCCCGAGGGCAAGCAGACGGTGGAGTTCGACGCGGTCGTCCGCATCGACACCCCGGGTGAGGCCGACTACTACCGCAACGGCGGCATCCTGCAGTACGTCCTCCGCTCGCTGGTCTGA
- the dxs gene encoding 1-deoxy-D-xylulose-5-phosphate synthase, with translation MTILDQITGPRDLDRLTQAEFVQLAAEIRSFLIREVSRTGGHLGPNLGVVELTMAMHRVFDSPRDAFVFDTGHQSYVHKLLTGRQDFSRLRQRGGLAGYPQRSESEHDIVESSHASSSLSWADGISRAFDITGQHDRSVVAVVGDGALTGGMTWEALNNISDDNRRRLVIVVNDNGRSYAPTIGGMARFLNGVRTQRSYRTLRGTSERVFSKLGHPGRAVYRGVRGATHGFLSRFVNNEALYSNLDIKYLGPVDGHDLEALQEVLTQARDYGSPVIVHVITQKGQGFDPAINDEADQFHAVGQIDPETGEAIASAGRPSWTSVFADELVRIAREDEHVVGITAAMLRPTGLDRLAALDPARVLDVGIAEQHAVTTAAGLAYGGLHPVVAIYATFINRAFDQVLMDVALHKAGVTFVLDRAGVTGPDGPSHHGMWDLALLQFVPGIRLAAPRDAARLEEALREAVAVDDAPTVIRYPKGSVPNQLDAVRRTSDGVDVLLEAPHRDVLIIAIGPFAQLAMDVAQRVQAQGIGVTVVDPRWVVPVAPSIVELARDHRIVITLEDGVRVGGIGTRVRQELRAAGVDTPVDELGLPDAFIDHSERGEILEDAGLSAQTIARNIVQQVVGTGRLPVARSLPDDDELRLVLPDADGDAASSGSAPRPSASSQGND, from the coding sequence ATGACGATCCTCGACCAGATCACCGGCCCGCGGGACCTCGACCGGCTCACCCAGGCCGAGTTCGTGCAACTGGCTGCCGAGATCCGCTCGTTCCTGATCCGCGAAGTGTCCCGCACCGGCGGGCACCTCGGCCCGAACCTCGGCGTGGTCGAGCTGACGATGGCGATGCACCGCGTCTTCGACTCGCCGCGCGACGCCTTCGTGTTCGACACCGGTCACCAGTCCTACGTGCACAAGCTCCTGACCGGCCGGCAGGACTTCTCTCGCCTGCGCCAGCGCGGCGGGCTCGCCGGCTATCCGCAGCGCTCCGAGAGCGAGCACGACATCGTCGAGTCGAGCCACGCCTCCTCGTCGCTGTCGTGGGCCGACGGCATCAGCCGCGCGTTCGACATCACCGGGCAGCACGACCGCTCCGTGGTCGCTGTGGTGGGCGATGGAGCGCTGACCGGTGGCATGACCTGGGAGGCGCTCAACAACATCTCCGACGACAACCGGCGCCGGCTGGTGATCGTCGTCAACGACAACGGCCGCTCCTACGCACCCACGATCGGCGGCATGGCGCGCTTCCTGAACGGCGTGCGGACGCAGCGCTCGTATCGCACGCTGCGCGGCACCTCCGAGCGGGTCTTCTCGAAGCTCGGCCACCCCGGGCGGGCGGTCTACCGCGGCGTGCGCGGCGCGACGCACGGCTTCCTGTCGCGCTTCGTGAACAACGAGGCGCTCTACTCGAACCTCGACATCAAGTACCTCGGGCCGGTCGACGGGCACGACCTCGAGGCGCTGCAGGAGGTGCTGACGCAGGCGCGCGACTACGGCTCGCCCGTCATCGTGCACGTCATCACGCAGAAGGGTCAGGGCTTCGACCCGGCGATCAACGATGAGGCGGATCAGTTCCACGCCGTCGGGCAGATCGACCCGGAGACGGGCGAGGCCATCGCGAGCGCGGGCCGCCCATCGTGGACGTCGGTGTTCGCCGACGAGCTGGTGCGCATCGCACGCGAGGACGAGCACGTCGTCGGCATCACCGCCGCCATGCTGCGGCCCACCGGACTCGATCGCCTCGCCGCGCTGGACCCAGCACGCGTGCTGGATGTCGGCATCGCCGAGCAGCACGCGGTGACGACGGCCGCCGGCCTCGCCTACGGCGGGCTGCACCCCGTGGTCGCCATCTACGCCACCTTCATCAACCGCGCCTTCGATCAGGTGCTGATGGATGTCGCGCTCCACAAGGCGGGCGTGACGTTCGTGCTCGACCGCGCCGGGGTCACCGGCCCCGACGGCCCCAGCCACCACGGCATGTGGGATCTCGCGCTGCTGCAGTTCGTGCCGGGGATCCGGCTGGCCGCTCCGCGCGACGCCGCACGACTCGAGGAGGCGCTGCGCGAGGCGGTCGCCGTCGATGACGCGCCCACGGTGATCCGCTACCCGAAGGGCTCGGTGCCCAACCAGCTCGACGCGGTGCGCCGCACGAGCGACGGCGTCGATGTGCTGCTCGAGGCACCGCACCGCGACGTGCTGATCATCGCCATCGGCCCCTTCGCGCAGCTCGCGATGGATGTCGCGCAGCGGGTGCAGGCGCAGGGCATCGGCGTGACGGTCGTCGACCCGCGCTGGGTCGTGCCGGTCGCCCCCTCGATCGTCGAGCTGGCGCGAGACCACCGCATCGTGATCACGCTCGAGGACGGTGTGCGCGTCGGCGGCATCGGTACGCGCGTGCGCCAGGAGCTGCGTGCCGCGGGGGTGGACACGCCCGTCGACGAGCTGGGCCTGCCCGATGCGTTCATCGATCACTCCGAGCGCGGCGAGATCCTCGAGGACGCGGGCCTCTCCGCGCAGACGATCGCGCGCAACATCGTGCAGCAGGTGGTCGGCACCGGCCGCCTGCCGGTGGCGCGCTCGCTGCCGGACGACGACGAGCTGCGACTGGTGCTGCCGGACGCCGACGGAGACGCCGCCTCGAGCGGCTCTGCGCCGCGCCCCTCCGCCTCCTCCCAGGGCAACGACTAG
- a CDS encoding ADP/ATP-dependent (S)-NAD(P)H-hydrate dehydratase — MTWLRSPGADDDKRSMGVLGVVTGSTSYPGAAVLGVEAAWRTGIGYVRLWAPRRVQDLVLARRPETVCHALGEASGSVDAWLLGSGQDARERDPALRALLLEALGSGAPCVVDAGALDLVRGHAGPTVLTPHEGELRRLLGGSERPSRAEAAARVAAELDVVVVAKGAPTHVVAPDGSIRSVAATTHRLATAGTGDVLAGVLGALLAGSAAFAADGASLASMATEAVELHGAAAALAAADDRPITALDVAAQLPRAVATQLRDQ; from the coding sequence ATGACATGGTTGCGCAGCCCCGGTGCCGACGATGACAAGCGCTCGATGGGCGTGCTGGGCGTGGTCACCGGATCCACGAGCTACCCGGGCGCGGCGGTGCTCGGCGTCGAGGCCGCGTGGCGCACCGGCATCGGCTACGTGCGCCTGTGGGCGCCCCGCCGGGTGCAGGATCTGGTGCTCGCACGCAGGCCTGAGACGGTCTGCCACGCCCTCGGTGAGGCGTCCGGCAGCGTGGACGCCTGGCTGCTCGGGTCGGGACAGGATGCGCGGGAGCGCGATCCGGCGCTCCGTGCGCTGCTGCTCGAGGCGCTCGGCAGCGGTGCGCCGTGCGTGGTCGATGCGGGCGCGCTCGATCTGGTGCGTGGCCACGCGGGCCCGACGGTGCTCACACCGCACGAGGGGGAGCTTCGGCGACTGCTGGGCGGCTCGGAGCGACCGAGTCGCGCAGAGGCAGCGGCGCGCGTCGCAGCCGAGCTGGATGTCGTGGTGGTGGCGAAGGGTGCGCCGACGCACGTCGTCGCTCCCGACGGCTCGATCCGGTCCGTGGCGGCCACCACGCACCGGCTCGCGACCGCTGGCACCGGCGACGTGCTCGCGGGGGTGCTCGGTGCGCTGCTGGCGGGCAGCGCCGCGTTCGCTGCCGACGGAGCCTCGCTCGCCTCCATGGCCACGGAAGCGGTCGAGCTGCATGGCGCGGCGGCCGCGCTCGCCGCCGCCGACGATCGCCCCATCACCGCCCTCGACGTGGCGGCGCAGCTGCCGCGAGCGGTCGCGACGCAGCTCAGGGATCAGTGA
- a CDS encoding class I SAM-dependent methyltransferase, translating to MLHRDLTDALARDLAAASFTDEGVAALVGEAAHAALGRMVAEPARRASLQQPGPLSTLLRAFWLGDPVAPEALAHALPSLGVAGAASLEILEHRGAAVAPRVAIRPHAYGDDRGAGTWWIASDLDELAGVWPLRPDHVLGVGGAARTLTALLPHGRVASALDLGTGCGVIALHLRRIADRVVATDISPRALWFTELTAAINAVDGIEVRLGSLFEPVAGERFDLIASNPPFVITPRAPHVPAYEYRDGGAAGDALMAAVVGGLAEHLQPGGQARLLGNWETLDGRAGLDRVRGWASDPGLDVWAIERDALDPVQYAELWLRDGGMVPRDDEHARLLDAWLDDFDARGVAAIGMGWLALRRPDDGTPHEHVGGAARPEPLRRFERIAQPVQLAHVGAHLASALRLAEWVSGLDDAALEDAHLLTAADVTEARHQLPGAAGPNVIELRQGGGLARTLSVDTALAALVGACDGDLSVGQLIGAIAGLLEVDEPVLTADLLPRVRELLVTGFLLPADAALLTDP from the coding sequence GTGCTCCACCGCGACCTGACCGACGCCCTCGCCCGTGACCTCGCAGCTGCGAGCTTCACGGACGAGGGCGTCGCTGCGCTGGTCGGCGAAGCGGCGCACGCCGCGCTCGGCCGCATGGTGGCCGAGCCCGCGCGCAGAGCGTCATTGCAGCAGCCAGGCCCGCTCTCCACGCTGCTGCGCGCGTTCTGGCTCGGGGATCCCGTGGCGCCTGAGGCGCTCGCGCACGCGCTGCCCTCGCTCGGCGTCGCCGGCGCGGCCTCGCTCGAGATCCTCGAGCATCGCGGCGCCGCGGTCGCTCCCCGAGTGGCGATCCGCCCGCACGCCTATGGCGACGATCGCGGTGCCGGCACGTGGTGGATCGCGAGCGACCTCGACGAGCTCGCCGGGGTCTGGCCGCTGCGGCCCGATCATGTGCTGGGCGTCGGCGGCGCCGCGCGCACGCTCACGGCGCTCCTGCCGCACGGCCGAGTCGCCTCCGCGCTCGATCTCGGCACCGGCTGCGGCGTCATCGCGCTGCACCTGCGCCGCATCGCCGATCGGGTGGTGGCGACCGACATCTCGCCCCGCGCGCTCTGGTTCACCGAGCTGACCGCAGCCATCAATGCCGTCGACGGCATCGAGGTGAGGCTGGGATCCCTGTTCGAGCCGGTGGCCGGTGAGCGATTCGATCTGATCGCGTCGAACCCGCCCTTCGTCATCACGCCGCGGGCTCCCCACGTGCCCGCCTACGAGTACCGCGACGGCGGCGCCGCGGGCGACGCGCTGATGGCCGCCGTGGTCGGCGGTCTTGCCGAGCACCTGCAGCCAGGCGGGCAGGCGCGCCTGCTGGGCAACTGGGAGACGCTCGACGGTCGCGCGGGCCTGGACCGGGTGCGCGGCTGGGCGAGCGACCCCGGTCTCGACGTCTGGGCCATCGAGCGCGATGCGCTCGACCCGGTGCAGTACGCGGAGCTGTGGCTGCGCGACGGCGGCATGGTGCCCCGCGACGATGAGCACGCCCGGTTGCTGGACGCCTGGTTGGACGACTTCGACGCGCGCGGCGTCGCCGCGATCGGGATGGGGTGGCTGGCGCTGCGTCGACCGGACGATGGCACACCCCACGAGCACGTCGGCGGCGCAGCTCGTCCGGAGCCCCTCCGGCGCTTCGAGCGCATCGCGCAACCGGTGCAGCTCGCCCACGTCGGCGCGCATCTCGCGTCCGCGCTCCGGCTCGCCGAGTGGGTCTCGGGCCTCGACGATGCGGCACTGGAGGATGCACACCTGCTGACGGCCGCGGACGTCACCGAGGCACGGCACCAGCTGCCCGGCGCCGCGGGGCCGAACGTGATCGAGCTGCGCCAGGGCGGCGGGCTCGCGCGCACGCTGTCGGTCGACACGGCGCTCGCCGCGCTCGTGGGCGCCTGCGACGGCGACCTGTCCGTCGGTCAGCTGATCGGCGCGATCGCGGGTCTGCTCGAGGTGGACGAGCCGGTCCTGACGGCCGACCTCCTCCCCCGCGTGCGGGAGCTGCTCGTCACCGGCTTCCTGCTGCCGGCGGACGCAGCGCTGCTCACTGATCCCTGA